A single region of the Pararge aegeria chromosome 18, ilParAegt1.1, whole genome shotgun sequence genome encodes:
- the LOC120631632 gene encoding connectin-like, producing MDFKYLILMIAFATVEINLTESRQNDKRRWKSEKSPYSHYVNICDIQDRASKVHCYCESIKIKTATKADCWVFNGGIAEDDPFWSNFYSQPKIERLTFNVRADGGLTYIPAKVIVRLDRLNYLNIQYANINTIPSFAFTNSSTLREITLPKNKIVKLEKMAFAHLILLANVSLIENQISELQRDVFYVLPNLQRLYLSKNTISVLHDGCFKHLNNLIKLDLNSNLLTVVVRENFQGLSNLIILDMRNNKLMMIGDLAFAELWSLQELYLDGNEIEFISERGFGGLTQLKKLSLADNKLGMLDDGVFDEIQKLNVLDLRNNNLETLKQETLRNVVENMKTNYALVSLDGNKLTCDCRLSWLHKLRNETRSKRVRASLDRLNCIMDIKLKANLGNIRTSKTDPNFKVIPVNKKDIDRVDEDEEFDEDITYDDAMQDQENTLDVSKIEYRRKLMEIPVDMLPCASKLSYEASYSPPTQDEVKYYKTSGSGKYLASTFSLITLCSLTKIL from the exons ATGGACTTCAAGTACCTAATCCTAATGATTGCCTTCGCGACGGTCGAGATAAACCTGACGGAGAGTCGTCAAAATGATAAACGGAGATGGAAATCCGAAAAATCCCCCTACTCGCATTACGTTAACATTTGCGATATTCAGGATCGGGCGTCCAAAGTACACTGTTACTGTgagagtattaaaataaaaacagctaCAAAAGCGGATTGCTGGGTTTTTAACGGTGGCATAGCAGAGGACGATCCGTTCTGGTCAAATTTTTACTCTCAGCCAAAAATAGAAAGGCTCACTTTTAATGTGAGGGCTGACGGTGGGCTCACATATATCCCAGCGAAGGTCATCGTTAGACTCGATCGATTGAACTACTTGAATATACAGTACGCAAATATTAACACAATTCCGTCTTTCGCGTTCACGAACTCGTCAACGTTACGAGAAATAACGCTGCCTAAGAATAAAATCGTAAAACTGGAAAAAATGGCGTTTGCCCATCTTATTCTACTCGCTAATGTCAGTCTAATAGAAAATCAGATATCGGAATTACAGAGAGACGTTTTCTATGTCCTGCCTAATTTGCAGAGGCTATATCTGTCTAAGAATACGATAAGCGTACTTCACGACGGATGCTTCAAGCAtttgaataatttgataaaattggaTCTGAATAGCAATTTGCTAACTGTAGTCGTCAGGGAGAACTTCCAGGGATTATCGAATCTGATTATATTGGACATGAGGAACAACAAATTGATGATGATAGGAGATTTGGCGTTCGCGGAACTTTGGAGCCTTCAGGAACTTTACTTGGACGGCAACGAAATAGAATTTATTTCCGAACGGGGTTTCGGTGGATTGACTCAGCTGAAGAAACTTTCCTTAGCCGATAATAAGTTGGGAATGTTGGATGATGGGGTGTTCGATGAAATACAAAAGTTGAATGTTCTCGATTTAAGGAATAACAACTTGGAAACATTGAAACAAGAAACGCTACGCAACGTCGTAGAAAATATGAAAACGAATTACGCGTTAGTCTCATTGGATG GTAACAAGCTGACATGCGACTGCCGTCTATCGTGGCTGCATAAACTACGTAACGAAACCCGAAGCAAACGTGTAAGAGCCTCTTTAGACCGTCTCAACTGCATCATGGATATCAAACTAAAAGCAAACTTGGGAAACATAAGAACTTCCAAAACTGATCCCAATTTCAAAGTTATACCAGTTAATAAAAAGGATATAGACAGAGTTGACGAAGATGAAGAATTCGATGAAGACATAACCTACGATGACGCTATGCAGGACCAGGAAAATACTTTGGACGTTTCCAAGATAGAATATCGTAGGAAACTAATGGAAATTCCCGTTGACATGCTACCCTGCGCTAGTAAACTTAGCTACGAAGCTTCATACTCTCCACCGACGCAAGACGaagtcaaatattataaaacttcgGGCTCCGGAAAGTACTTAGCGTCAACCTTCAGTCTGATAACATTATGCTCTCTAACAAAGATATTGTAG